The region TGGTTTTGTCTCCCGGCCGGTTACCCGTTTTTCCCTTTACGAAGCTTTGCATAATGAATTTGATGATGCGGCAAGCTCCAGCAGGAACGCCGAGAAAACCGAATATGATCTTAATTTTGGAGGCAAAGCACCAAAAGTGCTTGTTGTAGAGGATAACGAGCTTAATCAGCAGGTCGCCAGCAGAATTCTTGAGGGGATGGGCGTAGAAGCGGATGTCGCTGAAAACGGCCGTAAGGCCTTGAAAGCTTTGGCGGCAGAGGTTTACGGCCTAGTTCTTATGGACATTCAGATGCCGGAAATGGACGGCCTTACAGCCGCAAGGATGATTCGTTCCGACCGGCGCTACGATAACTTGCCGATTATTGCCATGACAGCCCATGCCATGCCCGGTGACCGTGAAAAAAGTATTGCCGCCGGTATGGATGAGCATCTGATTAAACCCATTGATCCTGATGAGTTGAAAAAGGCATTGAAGAAATATCTGAAAGTTGAAGGGGCTGCTTATGTTTCGGATTTAAATGCTTTCGCCGGTGAGGAAACTCGCACCTTGTCCCTGCCCGGAATCGACTTTGCGCGGGGAATGCGTAATGTCGGAGGTAACAGGGAAGGATACTTGAAGGTTTTGCTCGGATTTAAAAATTATTACGCTGATTTTTCCGAGGAGTTGAAAAAGCAACTCTCGGATTCCGCTACGGATCAGGCTCTGCTTAAAATTCATTCCCTCAAAGGGGTTGCCGGTAACATCGGGGCGGTCAGGCTGCATGAACTTTGCCGTGTGCTGGAGGATAGTCTCCAAAATGAAACGGATGGCGGATATGAAGAAATCCTAAGTTCCCTTGTTTCCGAATTGGATAAAATTATCAATGGTTTGAAAGGTTCTGCTTTCGTTGATCCTCCGCAAATACGCGAATATATCTTTGATAAAGAAAAAAGTTTTAATCTTATCGGTAAATTGTATAAGATGCTCGGCGAAGGTGACGCTGAATGCGGAGATGTGCTGGCCGAATTGCGTAGTCACTTCCATCTGGAAGATTACGAGGAACTGCTTGGTGAATTGACCAGACATATAGAAAATTTTGACTTTGATGACGGGCGCTCCGTGCTGGAGCTGATCGCGGCTAAACTGGGCATTAAGCTTTAGAACAGGTATGAAAAATGGAAGATCGAGCTAAAATTCTGATAGTTGATGATGAACGGCTGAATCTAAATGTCCTTTCGGATTTGCTCCGGCAGGAATACAAGGTGGTGCTGGCCAAAAACGGTAATCAGGCTTTAGACCGGATCAATTCCGATAATCCGCCGGATATTGTTCTGCTTGATGTGCTGATGCCGGAAATGGATGGCTACGAAGTGCTGCGCAAGATCAAATCCATTGAGGAAACCAAATCCATTCCGGTTATTTTTATTACCGCGCTGGATTCAGAGCATGATGAAGCCCGTGGACTGGAAATGGGAGCGGTGGATTATATCCGCAAGCCTTTTCATCCTCCCATAGTGAAAGCCAGAATCAGGAATCATCTGATAATCTCACGCCAGCGTAAACTCCTTGAAGGGCTTGCCAATCTTGACGGGTTGACCGAAATGCCCAACCGCAGGAACTTTGAGCTGGCTCTGCAACGGGAATGGCGCCGTTGCAGCCGTTCCGGAGAAAAAATGTCCCTTGCCATGCTCGATGTTGATTGTTTCAAGCAGTATAATGACAACTACGGGCATACTTCCGGGGACGAGATTCTGAAAAAAGTCGCCGGTGTTTTGCAGTCCGAGATTCAGCGCCCGGCTGATTTGGCTGCCCGATACGGCGGGGAGGAATTTGTTCTTCTCCTGCCGGACACCGATTCCGACGGAGGCAGATATATTGCCGAAAAGATCAGGGTGCTTATCTCCGAATTGGAAATCAGACACGAATATTCATCGGTAAGCAATGTGCTTACGGTTAGTCTCGGCGGTGTGACCGTGATTCCATCCACATTTTCAAAAGCAAAGGATATGACCGTTGGCGCAGACTCCATGCTTTATGAGGCCAAACGCAGGGGCAGAAACATGGTTGTCTGGACCGATCTGACCTGATCCTATCTCTTTTCAGGAAACCAGATTTCGTATGTTGTTCCTTCTCCGGGGGAGCTTTTGCATTCAATTGTGCCGCCCAGAGCCCGGGTCACCAGATTGTAAACCAGATGCATTCCCAGGCCTGTATTCCCGGAGCTTCTGGCTGTGGTGTAGAATGGATCAAATACTTTTAATTCCTGCTCGGAATCCATGCCTATGCCGTTGTCGCTGAAGGTCATTTTTACTCCATTATTGCTTTGGATGGCGGAAATGGATATTCTTCCTGCCTCTGTGTCTGGAAAGGCGTGAATCAGGGAATTAGTAACAATATTGGTGATGACCTGCATAAGCGAACCCGGCGAGATTCTAATTTCCAAACCTTTTGGACAGTTGACGATAAGTTCATGCTTGTAGTGTTTGAATCTGGGCTTCAGTGAAAGCATGATCCCTTGAATGTATTCATGCAGGTTAATCTGCCGGACGTCATCTGATTCCTGATCCACAGCAAGCTGTTTGAAGTTACTGATAAGTTTTGCCGATCGTTCCAGATTTTTCATGATGTTATCAAGAGCTTCCCGGCTGGTGCTCAGGAATTTTTCAAGGTCGGACCTTTTCATTGAACCGGATTTGAAGTTTCCATGCAGGTTGTCCGTAAGTTCCTTTATGAAAGAGGCGCTTGTTACGCTGATTCCCAGTGGTGTGTTGATCTCATGTGCAACTCCGGCCACGAGTTCCCCCAGAGATGCCATCTTTTCAGTCTCAACCAGTTTGTCCTGAGTCTGGCGCAATTCATCCATGGATTTCAGCAGGGCTGTGTTGGCATTTTCAAGCTCTGTTGTCCGCATGGCGACCCGCTCTACCAATTCCCGGTTCAGGGATTTCATCTCCTGTTCGACTTCTTTTATACGTGAAATATCAGAGGAAATAGTCAGGATTGCCGGATTGTTGTTCTCCGCGGAAATGTACGGGACCCGTGTTGTTTCGATCCAGTAGCTATTACGTTCCTTATCCCGGAAGTTTTCTTCGGTAAGCAGCTTTTCGTTACGTTTTATGACCCGGCGGTCATCTGCTAAAATCCGGGAGACCTCGACCGGATCGGCGATTATATCTGAAAGGTATTTCCCGGTGATATTTTTCGCCGTTACACCTAACTTTTTCGCTTTGATTTTGTTCACCAGCAGGAGTTTACCTTCAAGGTCGTTGGCGAAAATTTCTTGCGGCAGCAGATCTATTATCTGGCGCAGCCTTGCTTCGCTTTCACTGGCTTTTTGGGCAGCAAGTCTGTTTTCCGTAATATCCAGCCCCTGCAAAAGAATAAAATCAGGATTGCTGTCTTGAATCATGCGCACCGGGGAGAAAGTCCATGCGAAATATTTAATCTCGCCATCTTCAGCGTGGAATGGCAATTCCACCATGGGGGTAAAATCTTCGTGAACGGCCTGATGCAGTGCCTGTGAAATTGTGGAGTGGTGATCCTGCGGGAAAAATGAATCCAGCGTTTCACTCCAGACATGTCTGTCATCAACACCTGCAATCTTGGCTGCAGCCGGGTTCATATCAAGAATACTTCCGGTAGTGTCACAGCTGATTATTGGTGCTTTAGCGGAGGAAAATAGTTTGGAAATATAGGCGCTGTTTTCCGCCAGCATTGAAACCATATCTTCCATCATCCAGCCCAATTTGTTGAATTCCTTGACCTGACCTGGCGTAAACTTAGAGTTTTTGTTGTCTGAAGATACGTTATGGGCGTAATCGGTGAGCAGCATCAGGGATTTTAGAATTTTTTTCTGCATTCCCCATGCGGTGAAAATCGCCAACAGGGTAGCGACGATAAGCAGTACTCCCAAATTCTGCATATAATATTTTTTTAAGGACATGAAGGAAGGATTCAGCTTTGAATAGCCGAACAGCAGCGGACTGTCCGCCTGTTGAGGGAGTATCTGGATCGTGGAGTATATATTCTCATCGTTTATTTTGAACTCTCCAGGCTTGATGTTCATGGTCCAGTCGATGAGTCTTTTCATCTTCGTCTTGCTCGGATTGGATGTGCTTATGATCAACCTGTGCCTGCTGATCAGCGCACCATTGACAGCCGAGGAAGCTTTTTTCAGCTTGTTGATGAAGGATATGTTGGAATTAAGATCGATGCCACCGTACAGGACTCCGATTACTTCCCCTGTCTGTTCATTGAAGATGGGTACTGCGCAGACCAGCATTGTTCTGATTTTGTTCAGTGATCTGAAAGAAAGATAGCCCCATGTAGGGGAGGTACTCATGCTGTTCTTGAATTTATTGCGCAGCTGCACGATAGGCAGGTCAATTATTCCGGCTTCTATCAAGCTTTGCCCGTCTCGGTATATGGTCATTACATCCAGCAGGTAGCCCCGCTTTGAGTTCATAAATTCGTAAAGGGTACGATCCAGCGCATTACTCTTTCCATGGATTATAGCTTCCCGGAATCCGGAATCAAGGGTCATTTCGATGAAATCGTCTTTAATGTCCTCAAGGGTGTTGTTCAAATCCAGGGAAACAATACTTTCAGTCTTGTCGATGTCGATGGCAAGTTCGTTTTCAAGGGTGCTTTTGGAGAGGTAGAACGACCATCCAAATATGAAAATTCCCATAACCACAACTAATGCCAGCATGGGGGCAAGTAATTGTGTGGTTAATCCAGATGGTTCTTTGAAAAACCTCTTCATCAGTTATCCTTTTGTTTTCCGGAGTAGCGAAAACTTGTATTTTGCAGTTGCTGCAATCTTTCTTGAGAAACTCCTTTTTCGAGTATTTCAAACCTGCCGGAAAAGACAAGGGGGATTTGTGACTTTTTTCCAAGTAGATCAAGAATGACTGCATCGGCCATTGCCACACCGCTGTCGTCATTAATACGCATGAGTGTGACGTCCAGTTCCCCTTTCTGGATGGCTTCTATTTCCGGAGAACCTCCGCCCCAGCCGTTGATCATTATTTTGCCCAGCATCCCGGCTTCACGTAATCCGGCTACGGCGCCAAGGGCTATGTCTGTGGAACAGGCATAAATAAATTTAATATCGGGATATTTCCTTGCTATGTCTCTTGCCGCCCGCCGGGCTTTTTCCTTGTTGATTCCGGTTTGGAAAAGCGAGACCAGTTTGAGGGAAGTGTGGGTGTCCATATAAGAGATGAATGAGCGGCCTCGTTCCTCATTGAGATACTCTGTCCCCGGTAGGAGAACAGCATATTTACCCTTCCCCCCGGTTTTGCGGTTATAGTACTCAGCAAGCATTTTGCTCCCCCCCGCATGGTCAAATCCAACGTACATGAATGGCTGTTTATCTTCCCAGTCTTTGAGCGGTGTGGTTATATTCTGGAGTATTATTTTCGGATGTCCGGACATAATGACCGACTCAACCAAGCGTTGA is a window of Maridesulfovibrio sp. DNA encoding:
- a CDS encoding diguanylate cyclase — translated: MEDRAKILIVDDERLNLNVLSDLLRQEYKVVLAKNGNQALDRINSDNPPDIVLLDVLMPEMDGYEVLRKIKSIEETKSIPVIFITALDSEHDEARGLEMGAVDYIRKPFHPPIVKARIRNHLIISRQRKLLEGLANLDGLTEMPNRRNFELALQREWRRCSRSGEKMSLAMLDVDCFKQYNDNYGHTSGDEILKKVAGVLQSEIQRPADLAARYGGEEFVLLLPDTDSDGGRYIAEKIRVLISELEIRHEYSSVSNVLTVSLGGVTVIPSTFSKAKDMTVGADSMLYEAKRRGRNMVVWTDLT
- a CDS encoding ATP-binding protein codes for the protein MKRFFKEPSGLTTQLLAPMLALVVVMGIFIFGWSFYLSKSTLENELAIDIDKTESIVSLDLNNTLEDIKDDFIEMTLDSGFREAIIHGKSNALDRTLYEFMNSKRGYLLDVMTIYRDGQSLIEAGIIDLPIVQLRNKFKNSMSTSPTWGYLSFRSLNKIRTMLVCAVPIFNEQTGEVIGVLYGGIDLNSNISFINKLKKASSAVNGALISRHRLIISTSNPSKTKMKRLIDWTMNIKPGEFKINDENIYSTIQILPQQADSPLLFGYSKLNPSFMSLKKYYMQNLGVLLIVATLLAIFTAWGMQKKILKSLMLLTDYAHNVSSDNKNSKFTPGQVKEFNKLGWMMEDMVSMLAENSAYISKLFSSAKAPIISCDTTGSILDMNPAAAKIAGVDDRHVWSETLDSFFPQDHHSTISQALHQAVHEDFTPMVELPFHAEDGEIKYFAWTFSPVRMIQDSNPDFILLQGLDITENRLAAQKASESEARLRQIIDLLPQEIFANDLEGKLLLVNKIKAKKLGVTAKNITGKYLSDIIADPVEVSRILADDRRVIKRNEKLLTEENFRDKERNSYWIETTRVPYISAENNNPAILTISSDISRIKEVEQEMKSLNRELVERVAMRTTELENANTALLKSMDELRQTQDKLVETEKMASLGELVAGVAHEINTPLGISVTSASFIKELTDNLHGNFKSGSMKRSDLEKFLSTSREALDNIMKNLERSAKLISNFKQLAVDQESDDVRQINLHEYIQGIMLSLKPRFKHYKHELIVNCPKGLEIRISPGSLMQVITNIVTNSLIHAFPDTEAGRISISAIQSNNGVKMTFSDNGIGMDSEQELKVFDPFYTTARSSGNTGLGMHLVYNLVTRALGGTIECKSSPGEGTTYEIWFPEKR
- a CDS encoding substrate-binding domain-containing protein, producing MKVAALLPLIAIFSLLLFAHTTKAERYYAYEEYIKAYPEEKIRDNLFKRIVEGNTPRQFDKAFTPKIAIVYPGGQVSDYWRRSILSFRNRLQHYGVAPTILKFAIKPSDPMGKQTSAFREAIQTSPDYLIFTLNVMRHQRLVESVIMSGHPKIILQNITTPLKDWEDKQPFMYVGFDHAGGSKMLAEYYNRKTGGKGKYAVLLPGTEYLNEERGRSFISYMDTHTSLKLVSLFQTGINKEKARRAARDIARKYPDIKFIYACSTDIALGAVAGLREAGMLGKIMINGWGGGSPEIEAIQKGELDVTLMRINDDSGVAMADAVILDLLGKKSQIPLVFSGRFEILEKGVSQERLQQLQNTSFRYSGKQKDN